ctcccggaaaatccgggagagttggcaagtatgccgtatCACAAAAtagaaaagtactttattgatccctgcggGAAATTCAggaccacagttcgctcacaatagacaataataatatataaatgggttgtacttgtatagcgcttttctaccttcaaggtactcaaagcgctttgacactacttccacatttacccattcacacacacattcacacactgatggagggagctgccatgcaaggcgctaaccatcaggagcaagggtgaagtgtcttgctcaggacacaacggacgtgacgaggttggttccaggtgggatttgaaccagtgaccatatgatataatataatgtattatggggcttcacggtggaagaggggttagtgcgtctgcctcacaatacgaaggtcctgagtagtcagggttcaattccagccaatctttctgtgtggggtttacatgtcctccccgtgaatgcgtgggttccctccgggtactccggcttactcccacttcctaagacatgcacctggggataggttgattggcaacactaaattggccctagtgtgtgaatgtgagtgtgaatgttgtctgtctatctgtgttggccctgcgatgaggtggcgacttgtccgtggtgtaccccgccttccgcccgattgttgctgagataggcaccagcaccccccgcaaccccaaagggaataagtggcagaaaatggatggatggatatatatattatatataatttatgaataatataaatatattctacatatattctacatataactacagtcaagaaggaacatatgcattatgcagtctgatggctgtcggtatgaaggaccccctgtgtcgttctgtgttgcattttgggagtctgagccttccactgaacgtgctcattctctctgcaaggtccgtgtgtagtgggtgggaggtgttgtccataatggctaggagttttgctagacttcttctctctgacaccaccgccagagagtctagctccactcccaccacattactggAACTTCTTTACCAGCTAGTCCAGTCTGTATATGTTCCTCACTTTCAGCCCACTGCCCTAGCAGGCCACgacgtacaagaaggcgcccgccaccaccgactcctagaacatcttcaacatctttgtacagacgttgaaggatcctaacctcctgaggaagtagaggcggctctgtcccttcttgtagagggcctcagcttgttgtcgatgtgtacaccgaggtatttatagtcctcaaccatgtccacatccacccccctgatggaaacaggggtcgccaaagtactcctcctccttcccaggtccacaaccagctccttggtctttgtcgCATTGAGCTGgaaggtggttctttccacaccatgtgacaaagtcctccaacagtgccctgtattcctcatcatcaccatcctcaatacaccccactatcgcagagtcatcaaagaatttctgaaggtggcaggactctgactgagtgtagatggtgaagaggaagagggagaggactgtgccctgcggggccccggtgttgctgaccagtcTGTCAGACACATagtcctgcagtcgaacgtactgtggtctgtcagtcaggtaatccaCAACCCAGGACGCCAAGGGGGCccccacctgcatcttctccaacttcacacccagtagcccaggacgtatggtatcgaaagcactggagaagtaaaaaaacatgaccctcacactgctcgtAGGCTTGACAAGGTGGGTatgggctcggttcagcaggtagatgactgcgtcctccactcccagtcgggtctggtaggcgaattggagtgggtccaggtgggcggagttgttccaggaccaaccaAAGCACCTTTAAAAATATTCGCTGACTCAAGATGgtgtgtttcccacctaggccttcagtgatctccGGCGTCaacgattacctctcaaaataccataaattatgtaactcattctccttctatgccccaacaatgtgaattgttcctgtttgcggatgactcggccttGTCACAGGTGGAAAAAAATCTTAAGTGCTTAACTCTGtagaatttgcacctggctcgctgacaataagctatccatacacttaggtaaaactgaatccatcctatttaggtcccaaatcaaccttaagaaCGTCAGTGAattcactattaaagtgggtgactttgttatcaccaggaaagatgaggtcacctacctaggttccatgctagaggctaatctttcctgtgataaaatggcaaccaaagtaatcaaaaaggtcaaccaacgaatgagagttctctacagaatctcctctctggtcaacaaaagcaccgtgaagattctagcgggaactctcattcaaccatttttcaattacgcatgcacctcctggtaccccagcacctcaaatctagactccaaacatcccgaAACAAGCTTGTCAGGTTactcctagacctccaccccagatcaaaCCTCACtcttacccacttctccaaagtgtgctggctcagggtggaggatagagtaaaacaacttgcactgagcctagtttataaaatctgctacacctgcCTGGTACCGAAGTACATGTACAACTACTTCCATTACGTatatgaccgccataaccacaacaccaggggggagctccacaaaccacgttaaacacaGATTCTGCTCTAACAAAGGTTAGACATAGacaactcattctccttctatgccacatcatatggaatgcactcccaacagacataaaagaaagtgcatctctatccttcttcaaaaccgcactaaaagaacacctccaggcaactacaaccctagtcTAATACCCTCCTGCCTCCACATTCTACcgccctggattgtaaataatcaaatgtaaataatcaaatgtatatatttgttcttatgctttctgaattcactatgttcactgctcgctgtacaaaTTCTAcgaagtgagacctacactgttacaatgtccatttctcagatgatattattgttgatgactgaagtgttgATTTAAACCAAACCTAAAACTCccgccccaaccccctccacatctcacccccctgattgtaaataatataaataattcaatgtatatactcagatgattaacctgtgtgatgactgtattatgctgatagtatatatttgtaccatgaattgattaacggggaccccgacttaaacaagttgaaaaacgtatttgggtgttaccatttagtggtcaattgtacggaatatgtactgtactgtgcattctactaataaatgttacaatcaatcaatcaccacATGACCATAGCTGGATGAATActgtacaggaacacatttagACTAAGGCTTAGACTTTactcactggtttaaaaatgtaactttgatattgggtttcacaatgtaaagcgctttgagtcactagagaaaagtgctacataaatataattcacaattcacacttCTCTAGACTTCttgttattgtcattcaaatttgaactttacatttcagataagaacaacatttggttgcattagcttgttgtagtgcaggataaaagagcaatcaggtgcaaatataaataaataaattactgtacagataaatgtatttcacttttgcatatgcatccatgtttattgatttatgttatattgtcttcatattccagcgagttaatccattgtGGGTGGTAATTTTTCGTCATTAAAAAATTAGTCCCTTctcatgcagtatatttggttggtACTTatgtttctaatcagcctgacctaaggctaaggtttatgtgttaaataaataatatttggtaattaacacatggtttcatatcaatagacaaactgtaagtaggttactaattaagtgttaatatttgagtggttcctctgtagtggaaaaggtgAACCCTGGTATCAAAAAGGATAAGAACCCATGCCTTAAAATGTTGTCTTCCTTGAATAAATAAAAGGTGTTCTAGATAAGCCCCGCTTTTTTATATCTACAATTATAttgtctgtttttttattttctttgtatGAGGATTGTATTTATTTGATGTATTTCAAATTACTTTGTAAATTGCTCAAACTGTTGTAAAATGCAGAAAAATATAGCATTGTATTGGAAATGCCTTAATTTTGTTTGTACCCTGTATAAATACACCGTTTGTGTGTTCAATTGttaaaccccccccaaaaaataggtTCACTCCCCGCTTGTCCCTTCCTGTCAACTTACTTTACGGCAGTCATACGCCAGTTGCATTCGTGCACGCTGTCACTGATACCATGGGTTGAATTTTTTGAATAATCTTTATTTAAATGGCAATGTAATAGAAACACCACATACAAAACACACATTACATATTAAGATTACAGTCTTTCTAGATGGTCACTGTCCTAATGTTTTTTATTGACTGTCACTACCCGATCCATACAGAAACTCAAACGATTTGCCAGGCAGCCGAAAATTCTACGAAAAACAAAAATGTCTTGAAATAGCATCTTTAAGTCCTcctttcttcataaaaaaaaaaacaaaaacggatAAGATATCttaatagttgtttttttcctttttcctgTCTTCTAGGAAAAATATGTGCTGTTCAGTGCGATCAATAACATTTGGAAATTTCACAATACAGTATGAGCTTCtcataggactgggcgatatgacctttttttaatatctctatatttttaggccatgtcacgatacacgatatatatctcgatattttgccttaaccatgaatgaacacttaatgcatgtaatcacagcagtattatgattctgtgtctacattaaaacattcttgttcatactgcattaatatatgctattttttttactttcatgcagagggaaatcacaactaagtcaatttaccaaaactgtatttattaaacagttattaatcaGTGGTacagacattcatgtcatttccataacagaaagtgcaagatggtcagacattttaaaacaagctatatgtacacttttgtgaatgatgtcaccaagatgagatatcaaaacaacactaaattaaagtgtactttttgtacagaacaccactacaatagctaaaaacaaataaagtgcactttagtgcatgatgttacacaagatatttcaataactgtcaaataaaaacgagctgcataataggttcctgcggacgttatctccttctgttgacttttttttaaatatggtgttgatctggaaaaagctgcttcggcattttgttggtgtggcactgaaaAGAGATGTTGACGTGCAGAGTTTCAAACACTATtcgttctctagcgggtgacttttcaaatggtgctacattagcactgctgctactttttgtagcaacgcttttgccgcataaataaacatattcccgcttgaagccaaaccaccgccggacgatggatcacgtgctgtttttcttgggaattaattattcctcaaTGTGTTACcaaatttgcaccttctctctctcgtattaccacttgcacctcaccgttagcatcacagctaacgttaccttgtcgctacctctctgctccgtaggagcgtgtgacgttgcacacgttacgtgtgtaagaaggtgcgcttggtttacgtctctgtgagagaGACAAgagagagtgggaaacgcatgcagtgtaatacCCGCAGCTAATAGCAACTgggtgagaatgtatactcgaatatcaagatatagtcattttctctaTCGCACATAGACAAAGCCCTAAATTCTTAGCACTATGTGCAATGGTTCTGAATTTTGATGTCGACATAACGAATACAACAACTAAAGGTGTTCCaaactttttcacttctgatacaaATTGAGTTTTGAGTACTGACAGATACCAATATTGATTGGATCAGACCATAACAAATCATCCATACTTTTACTATTTTGTAGTttggaatgttagaaaatgcttaatcaagtgaaattactcagagaacaatggtagatatgaaaaacactaacctatttttATTAACTCACTGGAATGGATTTATgatgtctttaaattgaagtggagtggtcatTGTTTTGTTTAGCAACACCTACTGGCCACAATAAATCATGACATAAAGCCTGGAAAGCAGTAAGTCGAATGATGCGGACAAGTTTGTTACTGGATGCCTTGTCACAAGTTTCCGCCTTGGAGACTCTGTATCTATAATTAATATGCAGGTATAATTATTGCTTATAATTATTAGGACACTTATTACTTATGTTTAGATTattgctattgtgtgcttggctgtCGGGTAGTTGCTAGCTCCATGTAGCCCATTtcctaccatttttttttttacattttataaatGACTTCACCAAAAtataagaaaagaccaaccttgtggcGATCTTTTAGCTTTTAGCTGGCTCTTTAGCTCTGCACTGCAAAACTACTTAATGCTttaaccccttttttttttttgctgatgtcCGATATTAATAATGAATCGGGACACCCTGTAATAACAACCACCTGGCATATTAAcagcaaaaaaacaactttttgtcaaAAACAACAGAACGTTTGTATGACAGTGTTTCAACTTCGGGAATCGTACAATGTTACCACTCCAACTTCATGTCTGCTTTGCTCCACACATACTTTCCTCCCCTTTTTAGAAACATTTTCTCATCAAAGCCACTGAAAGTGATGGCCTCTTCCACGCCAACATCGAGGATGGACTTAGATGGGTCTTTTCGACCCTCTCTACAATCCAGGAAACGCATCTGAGGGGGGAAAAGGACGATAACGAGTGCATAAGACAATTATAGACAATGTAACTGATCCAAAAATGTTTCAAGTCGGCAGGTGCGTGGTCTACAAAGGCAAAAGACAGCTGGAGTTCCTAACAAGCACAGATCGAAAAAACATTGCCATTTACAGCTGTGGCTGTAGTCAACCTCCTGATGTAGTTTTTATCAACTCTACAAGAAGGCAGTAGCTGCATTTGAAGCAACATGAGTGGTCAGCGTCGATCTTTCTTCCCTCCCTTTGTATGCACTTTAAAATGGTGCTAAGGAGCATATTTCTCCTATTTCCCCATAAGGTTTGTAATAAACGGTATAGTTTATTGCACattaagtatgtgtgtatatatatatatatatatatatatatatatatatatatatatatatatatatatatatatatatatatatatatatatatatacacacacaaccctgtttccatatgagttgggaaattgtgtaagatgtaaatataaaaggaatactatgatttgcaaatcattttcaacccatattcagttgaatatgctacaaagacaacatatttgatgttcaaactgataaacatttttttttgcaaataatcattaactttagaatttgatgccagcaacacgtgacaaagaagttgggaaaggtggcaaaaaatactgataaagttgagaaatgctaatcaaacacttatttggaacatcccacaggtgtgcaggctaattgggaacaggttggtgccatgattgggtataaaagcagcttccaggaaatgctaagtaattcacaaacaaagatggggcgagggtcaccaatttgtaagaaaattgtcgaacagtttaagaacaacatttctcaacgagctattgcaaagaatttaggaattttaccatctacggtccgtaaaatcatcaaaaggttcagagaatctggagaaatcactgcacgtaagcgatgatattacggacctttgatctctcaggcggtactgcatcaaaaaccgacatcagtgtgtgaaggatatcaccacatgggctcaggaatacttcataaaaccactgtcagtaactacagttggttgctacatctgtaagtgcaagttaaaactcttctaagcaaagcaaaacccatttatcaacaacaccaaggaacgcctctggctttgctgggctagagctcatctaagatggactgatgcaaagtggaaaagtgttctgtggtctgacaaatccacatttcaaattatatttggaaactgtggatgtggtgtcctccggaacaaagaggaaaataaccatccggattgttatcgacgcaaagttcaaaagccagcatctgtgatggtatgggggtgtattagtgcccaaacgcatgggtaacttacacatctgtggaggcaccatatatacaagtacaacccatttattattgctgaatggtccatacaggtttttgagcaacatatgttgtcatccaagcaacgttatcattgacgcccctgcttatctcagcaagaaaatgccaagccacgtgttacaacagcgtggttttgttgtaaaagagtgcaggtacttacctggcccgcctgcagtccagacctgtctcccatcgaaaatgtgtggcgcattatgaagtgtaaaatacgacagcggagaccctggactgttgaacgactaaagctctacataaaacaagaatgagaaagaattccacttacaaagcttcaacaattagtttcctcagttcccaaacgtttattgagtgttgttaaaagaaaaggtgatgtaacacagtggtgaacatgccctttcccaactactttggcacgtgttgcagccatgaaattataagttaataattatttgcaaaaaataaaaaataaagtttttgagtttgtacatcaaatatattgtctttgtagtgagttcaactgaatatgggttgaaaaggatttgaaaatcattgtattctgtttatatttacatctaacacaatttcccaactcataaggaaacggggtttgtatatatatatatatatatatatatatatatatatatatatatcaatcaatcaatgtttacttatatagccctaaatcactagtgtctcaaagggctgcacaaaccaccacgacatcctcggtaggcccacataagggcaaggaaaacgcacacccagtgagacatcggtgacaaaaatgacCCAGCGGGACCTCGgtgactatgtgtgtgtgtagacaaaaTTGTTAATAAACTACCATGTGGTGAAATAGTTAAGCTTTCAATTCCACATTCTTATGCATTCCGAAATTATGATTGAGGTTAAAACATGTACTTGCTTAATTTCATGAAGAGGTTACATCTTTTCTCAAAGTATTGTCTACTTCCAATTTACATCCCGTCATTTTTGCCACCTACAATTACAGCGTTTATGACAGATATGAGATAGAATATACTTACATATTCATCCAAGATCAAGTAAGAATTCCTCATCTGTGAAgataaaatttacaaaaaatgttttgggtcTCAACAACTTAAGAGTTTCCATTTTGTATACTCCATCCATTGTGACTATGTTCATATGAGTAAAAGCATAGACCTGTTAATTTATCACATGTTTTTAGCAAACATTAACAATATCTTATTACATattcattaatttaaaaatgtgtgaGACTATTTCTCTAAATGTTGTAAATTCTAGCTTCCATGCCAATCAAATGTTGTGTTCCTTTTAACTAGACAAATAAGTCTGGCCTCCAGTATGCTGGTTGTAGCAGAGTAGTGCACTCTATTTTGCACACACTTAATCAACAGTGAATAGAATGGAAAATTAACCTTCTCATTGGACTCAGGAACTAAGCAGGACACACTGCTGTGTCTGTCCAGGAACTCATGAAACTGTTGGTCACTGATGGTGAACCTCTCGGCCTCTCTCAGGGCTTTCTCGCCCACATTTTCACCATCAATAAGCAGACATTGGAAGAcctgaaacaaacaaaagacaagTTACACAGCAGGTAATTATTATATACACCAAACAATGTCAATTGCTTACCTTCCATCGGACCGGGGTGAGCTGAACAATGGCCTCTGCCATGTTCTCGTCCACGTTGAAAGTGTTGATGACTGAGTTGATCTTGAAGGCCACTTTATGCTTCTGGCACCAGTTCCGGATGTTGTACAGACAGTTCAGGTGGCTCTTCTTGCCTTGAGCTCGGCCAATCAGCTGGTTGGTCGCTTCATCAAAACTGTCACAGGATATGGCCAGGATGTCAAGATGGCTGCCTAACAGTGAGGTAGGAGGGAAGATCATTAACCATGAACACTTTTTTCATAAATAATCCCCTCAAAATACTTCATGACTATAAAGTAGAATTTTATCAAGCTAGGAaccaaatgtgtatgtatatacacacacacacatataaacatatacatatgtatatacacatacattatacgTATATAACAGAGgcgtggactcgagtcacatgacttggactctagtcatgaatttgatgactttaaactcgacttgacaaaatgtaaagagacttgcaacttgacttggactttaacatcaatgacttgggacttcacttggacttgagcctttttgacttgacaagacttgatactttccccaaaacccaaagattaaaaagttattcaggagtgcTCTGTATCTTTCATTGTGTACGTGTGTCTGTCTGCGTGTGTGCTCTTAGTACAATAACCAATCAAATTAGATCTACGTTGTTTTCATCCcacagcattcacccaatcaaTTTGCAGGACAACCGACGAAGAATAATTGTCAACGCGCCAGTGAGAAAAACATGATGCCAAAGTTGGTTTCGTTAAAGCATAAAAACTACGACATGGTCAACAAAAAACTAATtgcagtatgcaaaacatgcagttcgaaTATTACAGACAAAGACGGGACAATTTCTAActttgttcgacatttgaagatgcacaaagaagggcAAGTTAAAGTTTATTGGCtaagtaacgtgacttttatttgctgtgtagttaaatcactTAGGCTGTAGACTCACTGCTAACGCTATAATCATAGACGTCTTCCAAGGGTACGTGGTATCGAGCGCTACTGCCGACTAGCGCTGACGAGACGTGGGgctgccatcttggagtggtgatccgctccactcagtgcaattcatttggcaggagcaatgaaatGTCAGTgtatttaattcatcttacctcactgaataccactgattttcacgtgtttttttgtcatacgtgtagctatgataaaggacaaatgttttgcatgttttattgtccatagtttgcttaacagtaatagaatattattGTTCGacataagtgaccagacgtccgagatcaaaactcagaatataatcccagagaaggggagaaaaaaacagtcagttatttttaagttcaagaaacaacgtgattaggttatatatacatgtgtacatcctacataaacaatgtatgaatacattagatatctatataccTTAgagacctatagactgtatcactgttgctgcagcagcagaaagtttattctgtcttgacactttgtattgatatattGTATTACAGTCTTTccttaaatgataatgtttacagtgattgttttatatgtatattttatttcgttttggataaaagcgtctgccaaatacttaaacagtaacatatataaacacctgaaagtctttatatcagctaaaaccccCAAtgtgtttcactggattcagaataaaaccacaTTCTGTCTTACtgaacaaagttagtatttggaTATTgctacttgaagacttattcctggtgacaattatactgttaagaaagtagtgtcttatattttgcctaaaatgagaatgcatcataatcagtggcggctgttgaattttgttttaggtggggctgaaagtttgtaaaccaaaaccCAGTAAGGGGGTCAACCTGATTTCATAGTGATTTTCACAtaaaaatattgaagatctttgctacttctcaactctgtggtaatattattttcacaaaatacaaccaatattacgttaatgttaaatcttacttgtgaaaagtaatccccagattcttattttcaacagtccgctcatttgagcaggaaaacgctgaacaccagcccagcatctttattttctacctgtcaactgtcagtttaggctgctcaccggctcctcatcaccacttcaagatggcgcccAAATTGCTCACGTCAGAGCAGacaatgctgtgtctacttatgaAATGTCTATGGTTAAAACGttattgcaaacacggcaatctgttgcgtccactgcagttcgcaaCCTTAGTCacactttttgtcaagtgatttttttaagcagggttgcatgaggtacctacacataacgttacgttagtgaatgtatcacacacagtaaagtAACGTTAgacggtggtcagcagcaccgcgtattttagccacctacaaaaagacaaagatAGTcgaataaaggtcagttaaaatgtatattacattaagaatatttgtacatattgcatagggcccgacatctaaaaagtacaactctgatCATTGTTATGttaatgtatttgttatgtttttcatgtgtacacacacataagatCAATGTGAGATCAATGACAACAGGcaagaaactgctgtggaactagttgcaatgcaatatgccatggaaacaCAATGTAAACGCTTTTGTGCAaaaaagtacagttgcacttgttttttcaaatgtgtgtaTTCTGCAAAGGAATGacttaaatgtttaaaattactggttaatagtgctattatgaagtgcaatgttggcaatattttttgggctgcaatttcaaatgcacttgctttaataaataaatacaatgctttaaaagcatacacaatctgggtaaatatattagtctgtggttaaaaggacttgaaaggacacgaaactcaaaatgcaggacttgggacttgacttgagacttttgagtcttgactttggacttgactcgagactggagggcaaagacttgagacttacttgtgacttgcagaacaatgacttggtcccacctctggtatatagatatacattatatccatatacagtatacatatacacaaatacattatatgtatatagacacacatatatatacacaatatgtatatatatatatatatatatataaaaatgtgtatatatatatatatatatataaacacacccacacacatatacatacagtatatgtataatatatattaaacacatacatatatatatatatatatattgtatatacatatattgtatatatacacatatacatatacatgtatatatatatatatatatatatatatatatatatatatatatatatatatatacacacacagacatatatatatacatatatatgtatttatatatgcatactgtatacacatacatatacattatatatgttcACAAATAATATAGGATAGATATAATCATTGAATAAGAGGAAAATcaaaagtaagattactaattcagggtTCATTTTGAGTGTTCCGGGGCCCTTCTGTGGTGAAAAGTTGAATTTGaggtcaaaagggttaaaaaccccTGATCTACCCAACAAAGATTTCTCGGgttgaattaaaaatacaatccaACTAAAAGTTATTTTGATTAACAATTTACAAACATATTATACACATAACACCTCTTAGCAAAAAATagatatttaccat
The sequence above is drawn from the Nerophis ophidion isolate RoL-2023_Sa linkage group LG03, RoL_Noph_v1.0, whole genome shotgun sequence genome and encodes:
- the rsad2 gene encoding S-adenosylmethionine-dependent nucleotide dehydratase RSAD2 isoform X1; this encodes MNLSSVVVDHLLPVQLCIMTVLSFFNRLLDKLYSWRACTGPGTETGVSKRSPNAVTPTSVNYHYTRKCNYKCGFCFHTAKTSFVLPLEEAKRGLKLLRDSGMEKINFSGGEPFLHEKGDYLGKLVQYCKQELQLPSVSIVSNGSMIKETWFQKYGSHLDILAISCDSFDEATNQLIGRAQGKKSHLNCLYNIRNWCQKHKVAFKINSVINTFNVDENMAEAIVQLTPVRWKVFQCLLIDGENVGEKALREAERFTISDQQFHEFLDRHSSVSCLVPESNEKMRNSYLILDEYMRFLDCREGRKDPSKSILDVGVEEAITFSGFDEKMFLKRGGKYVWSKADMKLEW
- the rsad2 gene encoding S-adenosylmethionine-dependent nucleotide dehydratase RSAD2 isoform X2, with the translated sequence MCVFLLFNRLLDKLYSWRACTGPGTETGVSKRSPNAVTPTSVNYHYTRKCNYKCGFCFHTAKTSFVLPLEEAKRGLKLLRDSGMEKINFSGGEPFLHEKGDYLGKLVQYCKQELQLPSVSIVSNGSMIKETWFQKYGSHLDILAISCDSFDEATNQLIGRAQGKKSHLNCLYNIRNWCQKHKVAFKINSVINTFNVDENMAEAIVQLTPVRWKVFQCLLIDGENVGEKALREAERFTISDQQFHEFLDRHSSVSCLVPESNEKMRNSYLILDEYMRFLDCREGRKDPSKSILDVGVEEAITFSGFDEKMFLKRGGKYVWSKADMKLEW